One Vanessa cardui chromosome 4, ilVanCard2.1, whole genome shotgun sequence genomic window carries:
- the LOC124544129 gene encoding probable phospholipid-transporting ATPase IA: MIPLRDMQCRNDYEDLGRNDGETQRKPMYRLVYMYCMRFIQYLWRLVRLYTRPWDLLDEDEATTSGITDGAADEQQNRVIFVNRPQPQKFVNNRISTAKYSVPSFVPLFLFEQFRRYSNCFFLLIALLQQIPDVSPTGRWTTLTPLILILTVSAIKEVVEDFKRHRADDETNRRKVEVLRDGRWQSIRWEKLQVGDICKVLNNQFFPADLVLLASSEPQGISFIETSNLDGETNLKIRQASPDTARLDSVFSLADFRATVQCEPPNRHLYEFNGMLKEANAKTLPLNLEQMLLRGAMLRNTAWVHALVVYTGHETKLMKNSTKAPLKRSSIDRQTNTHILMLFMILLVLSLLSAGCNELWLSMRTNTDWYSGLDEAQNAHFGFNFLTFLILYNNLIPISLQVTAEIVRFFQAKFIAMDGEMYHEQTDTPALARTSNLNEELGMVRYVFSDKTGTLTCNIMEFRKCSIAEVIYNKPSPNERLEDTLLYQNLNSGHPSAPVITEFLTMLAVCHTVIPEPIDGGINYHAASPDERALVSGAAAWGWAFETRTPTAVTVRARGRSLTFAVLHVLAFTSARKRMSVLVRTPTGEIKLYCKGADSVIYPRLAGGPRAAPYAEATLAHLEHFASEGLRTLVYAVADVPERVYEDWSNMYHKASVAIHDREQKIEEAALLIENNLRLLGATAIEDKLQDGVPEAIAALLKANIHVWVLTGDKQETAINVAHSARLLHSAMPLLLLNEESLDATRESLSRHLTDFGENLRKENEVALVIDGQTLKYAMGCDLKKDFIDLCVSCKVVVCCRVSPIQKAEVVEMVSRATGAVTLAIGDGANDVAMIQRASVGVGISGVEGLQAVCASDYSIAQFRFLVRLLLVHGAWNYSRISKLILYSFYKNICLYVIELWFAIYSAWSGQILFERWTIGFYNVIFTALPPFAIGLFDKICSPEIMLRHPVLYIPSQQGLLFNVRVFWVWAVNALLHSILLFWLPVLLTSHHVLWPSGKDGGYLVLGNFVYTFVVATVCLKAGLATHSWTWVTHVSIWGSLALWFLFILVYSNLYPVVVIGAVMRGMDRMVFSSLVFWFGLLLVPVATLLPDLVITVVHNSAFKTMTEAVRESEIKKRDPAALLAHPRHSLTETARLLQNVRSVFGRRSAARAATELELSHGFAFSQEEGASVSQADVIRAYDTSRPRPRS, from the exons ATGAGGATGAGGCAACGACGTCAGGCATTACGGATGGCGCTGCGGATGAGCAACAAAACCGAGTCATCTTCGTCAACCGCCCGCAGCCACAGAAGTTCGTCAACAACAGGATATCAACTGCAAAGTACAG CGTGCCGTCGTTCGTCCCCCTGTTCCTGTTCGAACAGTTCCGCCGCTACTCCAACTGCTTCTTCCTGCTGATCGCGCTCTTGCAGCAGATCCCAGACGTTTCGCCCACCGGCCGCTGGACCACGCTCACGCCACTCATCCTTATACTTACTGTTAGCGCTATTAAGGAGGTCGTCGAGGATTTT AAACGCCATAGAGCAGATGACGAAACAAATCGACGGAAAGTGGAAGTGCTACGCGACGGGAGATGGCAGAGCATCAGATGGGAAAAGCTTCAAGTCGGTGACATATGTAAAGTTCTCAACAACCAATTTTTTCCAGCCGATCTTGTGTTATTGGCCTCTAG TGAACCCCAAGGCATATCGTTCATCGAAACATCGAATTTAGACGGCGAAACTAACCTCAAGATACGCCAAGCTAGTCCAGATACCGCTCGTTTGGACTCGGTCTTTTCGCTTGCTGACTTCAGAGCGACAGTGCAGTGCGAACCACCCAACAGACATCTCTATGAATTTAATGGGATGCTGAAGGAAGCTAATGCTAA GACGCTGCCGCTGAATCTGGAGCAGATGTTGCTACGCGGTGCCATGCTGCGCAACACGGCCTGGGTACATGCGCTTGTAGTATACACCGGCCATGAGACCAAGCTCATGAAGAACTCCACCAAGG CTCCATTGAAACGGTCGTCGATCGACCGTCAGACGAACACGCACATCCTCATGCTGTTCATGATCCTGCTGGTTCTGTCGCTGCTGAGCGCCGGCTGCAACGAGTTGTGGTTGAGCATGCGCACCAACACCGACTGGTACAGCGGCCTCGACG AGGCACAGAATGCACATTTCGGATTCAACTTTTTAACCTTTTTGATATTATACAACAATCTTATACCTATATCCTTACAAGTTACTGCTGAAATAGTGAGATTTTTCCAA GCCAAGTTCATAGCCATGGATGGCGAGATGTACCACGAGCAGACAGACACGCCGGCACTGGCGCGCACCTCCAACCTCAACGAGGAGCTCGGCATGGTCCGCTACGTGTTCAGCGACAAGACCGGCACGCTAACCTGCAACATTATGGAATTCCGCAAGTGCTCCATTGCCGAG GTTATCTATAACAAACCGAGCCCGAACGAGCGCCTCGAGGACACGCTCCTCTACCAGAACCTGAACAGCGGCCACCCCAGCGCTCCCGTGATCACCGAATTCCTCACCATGCTGGCCGTCTGTCACACCGTCATACCCGAGCCGATCGACGGCGGCATCAACTACCACGCAGCGTCCCCCG ACGAGCGCGCACTGGTGAGCGGCGCGGCGGCGTGGGGCTGGGCCTTCGAGACGCGCACGCCCACGGCCGTGACGGTGCGCGCGCGCGGCCGCTCGCTCACGTTCGCCGTGCTGCACGTGCTGGCCTTCACGTCGGCGCGCAAGCGCATGTCCGTGCTCGTGCGCACGCCCACGGGCGAGATCAAGCTGTACTGCAAGGGCGCCGACTCGGTCATCTACCCGCGGCTGGCGGGCgggccgcgcgccgcgccctaCGCCGAGGCCACGCTGGCGCACCTCGAGCACTTCGCGTCCGAGGGGCTGCGCACGCTCGTCTACGCCGTAGCCGACGTGCCCGAGCGCGTCTACGAG GACTGGTCGAATATGTATCACAAGGCGAGCGTAGCGATACACGATCGAGAACAAAAAATCGAAGAAGCTGCGCTTCTCATCGAGAACAATCTGCGGCTACTCGGCGCCACCGCCATCGAGGACAAACTGCAG GATGGCGTCCCGGAGGCGATTGCAGCGCTGCTGAAGGCCAACATCCACGTGTGGGTGCTGACGGGCGACAAGCAGGAGACTGCCATCAACGTGGCGCACTCGGCGCGCCTGCTTCACTCCGCCATGCCGCTGCTACTTCTCAACGAGGAGAGCCTCGAC GCGACGCGAGAGAGTCTGTCTCGTCACTTGACAGACTTTGGTGAAAACCTAAGGAAAGAAAACGAGGTGGCGCTCGTTATCGACGGCCAGACGCTCAAGTATGCGATGGGCTGCGACTTGAAGAAGGACTTCATCGACCTCTGCGTGTCCTGTAAAGTGGTCGTATGCTGCCGAGTGTCGCCCATACAAAAGGCAGAG GTCGTAGAAATGGTGTCCCGGGCGACGGGCGCCGTGACGCTGGCGATCGGCGACGGGGCCAACGACGTGGCCATGATACAGCGTGCCTCCGTCGGCGTGGGCATCAGCGGCGTCGAGGGGCTTCAGGCCGTATGCGCCTCTGACTATAGCATCGCACAG TTCCGGTTTCTGGTGCGGCTGCTGTTGGTACACGGGGCGTGGAACTACTCTCGTATCAGCAAACTCATTCTGTActcattttacaaaaatatctgtCTCTACGTCATCGAGCTTTGGTTCGCCATCTATTCAGCTTG GTCTGGTCAAATTCTATTCGAGAGGTGGACAATCGGGTTCTACAATGTGATATTCACGGCGCTACCTCCCTTCGCAATAGGACTCTTTGACAAGATCTGCTCGCCTGAAATCATGCTTAGG CATCCGGTGCTGTATATCCCGTCGCAGCAAGGTCTATTGTTCAACGTTCGCGTGTTCTGGGTGTGGGCTGTCAACGCGCTGCTGCATTCCATCCTGCTGTTCTGGTTGCCGGTGCTCCTCACCAGCCACCACGTGCTGTGGCCCAGTGGAAAAGATGGTGGTTATCTCGTTCTCGGCAACTTCGTCTACACC TTCGTGGTTGCGACGGTATGCCTGAAAGCGGGTCTGGCGACGCATTCCTGGACGTGGGTCACGCACGTCTCCATTTGGGGCTCTTTGGCTCTGTGGTTCCTCTTCATACTAGTTTACAG CAACCTGTACCCTGTCGTGGTGATCGGCGCGGTGATGCGCGGCATGGACCGCATGGTGTTCAGTTCGCTCGTCTTCTGGTTCGGATTGCTGTTGGTGCCGGTCGCCACGCTGCTGCCCGACTTGGTCATCACCGT TGTACATAACTCGGCGTTCAAGACGATGACGGAGGCGGTTCGCGAGAGCGAGATAAAGAAGCGCGATCCTGCCGCACTGCTCGCACACCCGCGACACTC